The following proteins are encoded in a genomic region of Sorangiineae bacterium MSr12523:
- a CDS encoding TetR/AcrR family transcriptional regulator has translation MIPRLSGLLARAIEPTPESDAFAERILDAALLEIAAVGIQRLTLVDVARRAGVGRVTVYRRFADRESLLEALAQRESRRFYIAVSEAAARAATIEERLTEGFVTFVRFARTHPVLQRLTRTEPHALLEYVLGDDAAAFRVGCSFMATQLRSVNAVEPERLEWVAETLVRIALSFVLPLPSVVRLDDDAAARAYARDCILPLVAFRQRSGVVPSQP, from the coding sequence ATGATCCCGCGCCTTTCCGGGCTGCTCGCCCGAGCCATCGAACCTACGCCCGAGTCCGATGCCTTCGCGGAGCGCATTCTGGATGCGGCGCTGCTCGAAATTGCGGCGGTGGGCATTCAGCGGCTGACCCTCGTCGACGTGGCCCGGCGCGCGGGCGTGGGGCGCGTGACCGTGTACCGTCGCTTCGCCGATCGCGAGAGCCTGCTCGAGGCCCTCGCGCAGCGTGAGTCGCGGCGGTTCTACATCGCGGTGAGCGAGGCCGCGGCCCGTGCGGCGACGATAGAGGAGCGCCTCACGGAGGGATTCGTCACATTCGTGCGGTTCGCGCGCACGCATCCGGTGCTGCAGCGTCTCACGCGAACGGAGCCGCACGCCCTTCTCGAGTACGTACTCGGCGACGATGCGGCGGCGTTTCGCGTGGGCTGCAGCTTCATGGCCACGCAGCTTCGCAGCGTGAACGCCGTCGAGCCGGAGCGGCTCGAGTGGGTGGCGGAAACCCTGGTGCGCATCGCGCTGTCCTTCGTGCTGCCGCTGCCGAGCGTGGTGCGGTTGGACGACGATGCAGCAGCCCGCGCCTATGCGCGCGATTGCATTCTGCCGCTGGTGGCCTTTCGCCAGCGAAGCGGCGTGGTGCCCTCCCAGCCGTGA
- a CDS encoding AraC family transcriptional regulator, with amino-acid sequence MPSALLDRLTELGVDVRRVLDRAGILPSRFQTSRARISPAELFAFWRAVEEVMPARDIGLRVGSEALPHQLDIVTMTALHSPSLGEALKKFARYKRLVCSERVSVEVAGGEARISFHWMHLEESMPMLLVDATFSTLVVVGRRGSGAPIIPVRVELARRRAEEALFHRHFGCEIHFDASLDRLVFDEKDLARPFLTHNADLLELMLPTLESQLRERLTSRSLADDVRTALGRRMHGERPSVEKIAEDMHISPRTLQRRLEELGTTYQKLLDDVRRDTSLRLLAHTNLEPNEVAYLLGFEEVNSFTRAFHGWEGTTPLRWRKATSGRMQSRA; translated from the coding sequence GTGCCGAGCGCCCTGCTCGATCGCTTGACCGAGCTGGGCGTCGACGTGCGCCGCGTCTTGGACCGCGCGGGCATCCTGCCTTCGCGGTTCCAGACTTCGCGGGCGCGCATCTCGCCGGCCGAGCTGTTCGCGTTCTGGCGCGCCGTCGAGGAGGTGATGCCGGCGCGCGACATCGGCCTGCGTGTCGGGTCGGAGGCCCTGCCCCACCAGCTCGACATCGTGACGATGACCGCGCTGCACTCGCCGAGCCTCGGTGAGGCGTTGAAGAAGTTCGCACGCTACAAGCGGCTCGTCTGCTCGGAGCGCGTGTCCGTCGAGGTGGCCGGCGGCGAGGCGCGGATCTCCTTTCACTGGATGCACCTCGAGGAGTCGATGCCCATGCTCCTCGTGGATGCCACCTTCTCGACGTTGGTCGTCGTAGGGCGCCGCGGCTCGGGGGCGCCGATCATACCGGTGCGCGTCGAGCTCGCGCGCCGGCGGGCCGAAGAGGCGCTCTTTCACCGCCATTTCGGCTGCGAGATCCACTTCGATGCATCGCTCGATCGGCTCGTGTTCGACGAGAAAGATCTCGCGCGTCCCTTCCTCACCCACAACGCCGATCTGCTCGAGCTGATGCTCCCGACGCTCGAATCGCAATTGCGCGAGCGCCTCACCTCGCGCTCCCTCGCCGACGACGTCCGAACCGCGCTCGGGCGGCGCATGCACGGCGAGCGACCGAGCGTGGAGAAGATCGCCGAGGACATGCACATCAGCCCGCGCACCCTGCAGCGGCGCCTCGAGGAACTCGGGACGACGTATCAAAAGCTGCTCGACGACGTGCGCCGCGACACCTCACTCCGGCTCTTGGCCCACACGAACCTCGAGCCCAACGAGGTCGCGTACCTCCTTGGCTTCGAGGAGGTCAATTCGTTCACCCGCGCCTTTCACGGCTGGGAGGGCACCACGCCGCTTCGCTGGCGAAAGGCCACCAGCGGCAGAATGCAATCGCGCGCATAG
- a CDS encoding SDR family NAD(P)-dependent oxidoreductase, translating into MSKVWLITGSSRGLGRDLAKAVLAAGHRLVATARKAEDLRELVAEYGDRVRAVALDVTNSAAAREAVAVATSAFGRLDVVVNNAGYANVNSIEHMAEDDFRAQVETNFFGVVNVTRAALPVLRAQRDGHIIQVSSVGSRMGSPGIAAYQASKAAVAQFSEVLAKEVGPLGIRVTVIEPGGMRTDWAGPSMRIDDIDPDYQATVGAMFQNRGPAIMRGDPSKVAQAILRIAAEKEPPLRFLAGSDAAFCADLVLKARAAEDAKWKTLSVSTDFEGMGDFADTPIAKFLASQQRGG; encoded by the coding sequence ATGTCGAAGGTTTGGCTCATCACTGGAAGCTCCCGCGGCCTCGGCCGTGATCTCGCAAAGGCCGTGCTCGCAGCCGGTCATCGCCTGGTGGCCACCGCGCGCAAGGCGGAGGATCTGCGCGAGCTCGTGGCCGAATACGGCGACCGCGTGCGCGCGGTGGCACTCGACGTTACCAATTCGGCGGCCGCACGCGAGGCGGTCGCCGTTGCCACCTCCGCGTTTGGCCGGCTCGACGTCGTGGTCAACAATGCAGGGTACGCGAACGTCAACTCGATCGAGCACATGGCGGAAGACGACTTCCGCGCGCAGGTCGAGACGAACTTCTTCGGCGTGGTGAACGTCACACGCGCCGCACTTCCCGTGCTCCGCGCCCAGCGCGATGGGCACATCATCCAAGTCTCGTCCGTCGGCAGCCGAATGGGATCGCCGGGTATCGCGGCGTACCAAGCCTCGAAGGCTGCCGTCGCCCAGTTCTCCGAGGTGCTCGCCAAGGAGGTCGGCCCGCTGGGCATCCGCGTCACCGTCATCGAGCCGGGCGGCATGCGCACGGATTGGGCCGGCCCGTCGATGCGCATCGACGACATCGATCCCGACTACCAAGCGACGGTGGGCGCCATGTTCCAGAACCGCGGCCCGGCCATCATGCGCGGCGACCCCAGCAAGGTGGCCCAAGCCATCCTGCGCATCGCCGCGGAAAAAGAGCCGCCGCTTCGGTTCTTGGCCGGGTCCGATGCCGCGTTCTGCGCAGATCTCGTGCTCAAGGCGCGTGCAGCCGAGGACGCGAAATGGAAAACTCTCAGCGTCTCGACCGACTTCGAGGGGATGGGAGACTTTGCCGACACGCCGATTGCCAAATTCCTCGCCTCGCAGCAACGCGGGGGCTGA
- a CDS encoding glutathione S-transferase family protein, with amino-acid sequence MALTLYMHPLASFCQKVLIALYENEIPFEARLVDLMDEADAAHYKNLWPVGKMPLLRDHARDRTVPETSIILEYLARHYPGRTPLFPADPDLALQTRLWDRFYDLYVQEPMSKIVVDRIRPEGTHDAYGVEEAKGKLQVAYGMIEEQMATRTWAIGEDFTMADCAAAPALFYAELVVPFGDAHPKTAAYLARLRTRPSVARVIEEAKPYFHMFPRG; translated from the coding sequence ATGGCCCTCACGCTTTACATGCACCCGCTGGCATCTTTTTGTCAAAAAGTGCTCATTGCACTTTACGAAAACGAAATACCCTTCGAAGCACGCCTCGTGGATCTCATGGACGAGGCCGATGCGGCGCATTACAAGAACCTCTGGCCCGTGGGAAAGATGCCGCTATTGCGCGATCACGCACGGGATCGCACCGTGCCCGAGACGAGCATCATCCTCGAGTACCTGGCGCGCCATTATCCCGGGCGAACGCCGCTGTTTCCTGCCGATCCGGATTTGGCACTGCAGACGCGTCTCTGGGATCGCTTTTACGACTTGTACGTGCAGGAGCCCATGAGCAAAATCGTGGTCGACCGCATTCGCCCCGAGGGCACGCACGACGCGTACGGCGTCGAGGAGGCCAAAGGCAAATTGCAAGTCGCCTACGGCATGATCGAAGAGCAAATGGCCACCCGCACGTGGGCCATCGGGGAAGACTTCACCATGGCCGATTGCGCGGCGGCCCCTGCCCTCTTCTACGCCGAGCTGGTCGTGCCCTTCGGGGATGCGCACCCGAAGACGGCGGCCTACCTCGCACGCCTTCGAACGCGCCCCTCGGTCGCGCGGGTCATCGAGGAGGCGAAGCCGTATTTTCACATGTTTCCGCGGGGTTAG
- a CDS encoding sigma-70 family RNA polymerase sigma factor yields MTTPSTDSLSELSGALKGSWHRFLDVYEPLRPELYRYCRYLTRSPWDAEDLAQDTMARAFATLGRMVEGPPNPRAWLFRVASNLWIDQMRRSRERLGVDVEPAASQEPRATREAAGTLLVRLSPQERAAVVLKDVFELSLEEVAEALGTTPGTVKSALHRGRNKLVEPEPEMPAAQAVPAALDAFCEAFNAHDIDRLTALLLDTMTIEVVGATTEYGPESARARILPGMLFGSRVMANPDPQGPCGFDPSFFRGVRPTLPRAELRIHRGEALLLSWYEHEDGEAVRAITRLELDGDRVAHIRNYFYTPDFIADVCRELGVPFRSNGYRWWR; encoded by the coding sequence ATGACCACCCCGTCCACCGACTCCCTGAGCGAGCTTTCCGGCGCCCTGAAAGGCTCCTGGCATCGCTTTCTCGATGTGTACGAGCCGCTGAGGCCCGAGTTGTACCGTTATTGCCGCTACCTGACGCGCAGCCCTTGGGATGCCGAGGACCTGGCGCAAGATACGATGGCGCGCGCGTTCGCCACGCTCGGTCGCATGGTGGAGGGCCCGCCGAATCCGCGGGCATGGTTGTTCCGCGTCGCCTCGAACCTGTGGATCGATCAGATGCGGCGAAGCCGTGAGCGCCTGGGTGTCGACGTCGAACCGGCCGCCTCGCAGGAACCGCGCGCGACGCGGGAAGCTGCGGGCACGCTTCTCGTTCGGCTTTCGCCCCAAGAGCGGGCCGCCGTGGTGCTCAAAGACGTCTTCGAACTGAGCCTCGAGGAGGTCGCCGAAGCACTGGGCACCACGCCGGGCACGGTCAAAAGTGCGCTGCACCGCGGACGGAACAAGTTGGTCGAGCCGGAGCCCGAAATGCCTGCCGCGCAAGCCGTGCCCGCGGCGCTCGATGCCTTTTGCGAAGCGTTCAACGCGCACGATATCGACCGGCTCACGGCGCTGCTCCTCGACACGATGACCATCGAGGTGGTCGGCGCCACCACCGAGTACGGCCCCGAATCGGCGCGCGCGCGCATCCTCCCGGGCATGCTGTTCGGCAGCCGCGTCATGGCCAATCCCGATCCCCAGGGCCCGTGTGGCTTCGACCCCAGCTTCTTCCGAGGCGTCCGGCCAACCCTGCCGCGGGCCGAGCTGCGCATCCACCGCGGGGAGGCATTGCTCCTCTCGTGGTACGAGCACGAGGACGGAGAGGCCGTGCGCGCCATCACCCGCCTCGAGCTCGACGGAGATCGCGTCGCGCATATTCGCAATTACTTCTACACGCCGGACTTCATCGCGGACGTTTGCCGCGAACTCGGCGTCCCATTCCGCAGCAACGGCTACCGCTGGTGGCGATAA
- a CDS encoding MBL fold metallo-hydrolase yields MAPSKEGLHLVTLGTKGGPTVRVDRIQPCNLLLVDGHPYVIDCGLGVTRQLVKVGVALGDCRSVFITHQHSDHNLEFGNLALSAWNANLSETMTFYGPPPMAAMLRSYLETNAFDIDTRIADQGLPDVRRLVAAREIAEPGLVLDDGRVRVSAARVNHPPIEQSYAFRFDTRHGSVVFSGDTTPSDALVKLARGADWLVHEVLHLPSLDGLVATGRTEPKLRAHLLASHTTNEQVGKVAADAGVKHLVLSHLVSFGTVTDEQWLASCRGPYEGPIFVAHDGQMII; encoded by the coding sequence GTGGCTCCGTCGAAAGAGGGGCTGCACCTGGTGACGTTGGGCACCAAGGGCGGGCCAACGGTGCGTGTGGACCGCATTCAACCGTGCAATCTGCTGCTGGTCGATGGCCATCCCTACGTGATCGATTGCGGTCTCGGGGTGACGCGGCAGCTCGTCAAGGTGGGGGTGGCGCTCGGGGATTGCCGCTCGGTCTTCATCACGCACCAGCATTCCGATCACAACTTGGAGTTCGGCAATCTGGCCCTCTCCGCGTGGAACGCGAACCTGTCGGAGACGATGACCTTTTACGGTCCGCCACCGATGGCGGCGATGCTTCGCTCCTACCTGGAGACGAACGCCTTCGACATCGACACGCGCATCGCGGACCAGGGCCTGCCGGACGTGCGCCGTCTGGTCGCTGCACGCGAAATCGCGGAACCGGGGCTCGTTCTCGACGATGGGCGCGTTCGCGTTTCCGCGGCGCGGGTGAACCATCCGCCGATCGAGCAGAGTTACGCCTTCCGCTTCGACACGCGCCATGGCTCCGTGGTCTTCTCGGGCGACACGACCCCGTCGGACGCGCTCGTGAAGCTTGCGCGCGGGGCGGATTGGCTCGTGCACGAGGTGCTGCACCTGCCCTCGTTGGATGGGTTGGTCGCAACAGGCCGCACGGAGCCAAAGCTGCGGGCGCATTTGCTCGCGTCGCACACCACGAACGAGCAAGTCGGCAAAGTCGCAGCGGATGCGGGGGTGAAGCACCTGGTGCTGTCGCACCTCGTGTCGTTCGGAACCGTCACCGACGAACAATGGCTGGCATCGTGCAGGGGCCCTTACGAGGGCCCCATTTTCGTTGCGCACGATGGTCAAATGATCATTTGA
- a CDS encoding glycosyl hydrolase family 18 protein, whose product MSKFQFSRWAYGLTVAVTLTATFEGAGCTAENELVLGTTASPVLAAGRLTAALALNGTTGEYTVTNKSTEAVTGWTITFDVPSGVTVTSGEHGTVSQSGTHVTLTPAYYINTLQPGRSTYPYSPTFRLSSTATPTSCRIDDANCDGSADAPPAAPTNFRATVKTTKTVTLAWNAAQPGSLPVVGYEVYRGSTLAASVTDTTATVTGLTPNTDYTFTVRAKDRKGTASPASAPLTVRTNNPSDDTQAPTAPGNLRSTAVDAGSVSLAWNASTDNTGVVAYDVYSGSTLAATVTGTSAKVSGLAPSTKYTFTVRARDGYDNTSAASTALSVTTSDIVNGYARVGYFVQWGIYGRQYFVRNLDTTGAAAKLTHLNYAFGNIDPVNLTCLHGVTKATTSNPQDPNQGDGAGDAEADYSRPFSAAQSVDGVADTGWESLRGNYNQLKKLKAKYPNLKVLISLGGWTYSKYFSDVSATDAARKKFVSSCVDMYIKGNLPVYNSAGGPGTAAGIFDGIDIDWEWPGAEGHAGNHVSPNDKANLALLLAEFRRQLDALGTQTGKRYQLTAFTPADPAKIAAGWDLAQDATSLDIFNVQGYDFHGAGSDNSWEPNRTGHQGNLYADAEDPYSFHFSVENAINAYTSAGVSPRKLTVGLAFYGRGWQSVTDGGKFGEWQAANGAAPGQFQEEAGTRGYANLISSVPNCTVRHDEASVATYCFTGNGGQWWTFDDAWSIQKKTAWIKSKGLLGAMAWEMSGDTGTLMTAVDTGLK is encoded by the coding sequence GTGTCCAAATTTCAATTCAGTCGATGGGCTTACGGATTGACGGTCGCGGTGACGCTCACCGCGACCTTCGAAGGGGCCGGATGCACGGCCGAGAACGAGCTCGTGCTGGGCACGACGGCATCACCGGTGCTGGCCGCGGGGCGACTGACCGCGGCCCTCGCGCTGAACGGCACCACCGGCGAATACACGGTGACGAACAAGAGCACCGAGGCGGTGACGGGGTGGACGATCACCTTCGACGTGCCCTCGGGGGTGACCGTCACCTCGGGCGAACACGGTACGGTGAGCCAGAGTGGGACCCATGTGACCCTGACCCCGGCGTATTACATCAACACGCTGCAGCCGGGCCGCTCCACGTACCCGTACAGCCCGACCTTCCGACTCAGCTCCACGGCGACGCCGACGAGTTGCCGCATCGATGATGCCAATTGCGATGGGTCGGCCGACGCGCCGCCGGCCGCGCCCACGAATTTCCGGGCCACCGTGAAAACGACGAAGACGGTGACCCTGGCGTGGAATGCCGCACAACCCGGATCGCTGCCGGTGGTTGGCTACGAGGTTTACCGCGGCAGCACCCTCGCCGCGTCGGTGACCGATACCACGGCCACCGTGACCGGGCTCACGCCGAATACCGATTACACGTTTACGGTGCGCGCCAAAGATCGCAAAGGCACCGCCTCGCCGGCGAGCGCCCCGCTCACGGTGCGCACGAACAACCCGTCCGACGACACGCAGGCGCCCACGGCGCCGGGCAACCTGCGCAGCACCGCCGTCGATGCTGGCAGCGTATCGCTTGCATGGAATGCCTCGACGGACAACACGGGGGTCGTCGCCTACGACGTGTACTCGGGCAGCACCCTCGCCGCCACGGTGACGGGAACGTCGGCCAAGGTGAGCGGGCTTGCCCCGTCGACGAAATACACCTTCACCGTTCGCGCACGCGATGGCTACGACAATACCTCGGCGGCGAGCACCGCATTGAGTGTCACCACCAGCGACATCGTAAACGGGTATGCGCGGGTGGGCTATTTCGTCCAGTGGGGCATTTACGGGCGACAATATTTCGTGCGCAATTTGGACACGACCGGTGCCGCGGCCAAGCTGACCCACCTCAATTATGCATTCGGCAACATCGATCCGGTCAATCTGACGTGCCTCCACGGGGTGACCAAGGCTACAACGTCGAATCCGCAAGATCCGAATCAAGGCGATGGTGCCGGCGATGCGGAAGCGGATTACAGCCGGCCCTTCTCGGCGGCGCAATCCGTGGATGGCGTGGCCGACACGGGATGGGAGAGCCTCCGCGGCAATTATAACCAGCTCAAGAAGCTGAAGGCCAAATACCCCAACTTGAAGGTGCTCATTTCCCTCGGCGGGTGGACGTATTCGAAGTACTTCTCCGACGTGTCGGCGACCGATGCGGCGCGGAAGAAGTTCGTGAGCTCGTGCGTGGACATGTACATCAAGGGCAATTTGCCCGTGTACAACAGCGCGGGTGGGCCGGGAACGGCGGCGGGCATCTTCGATGGCATCGACATCGATTGGGAGTGGCCGGGCGCGGAAGGCCACGCAGGCAACCATGTGAGCCCCAACGACAAGGCGAACCTCGCGCTGCTCCTGGCCGAATTCCGCCGCCAGCTCGATGCATTGGGCACGCAAACCGGAAAGCGTTACCAGCTCACCGCGTTCACCCCGGCCGATCCGGCGAAGATTGCCGCGGGGTGGGACCTGGCGCAGGATGCGACGTCGCTCGACATCTTCAATGTGCAAGGTTACGACTTCCACGGCGCCGGCAGCGACAATTCCTGGGAGCCCAATCGCACGGGGCACCAAGGCAATCTTTATGCGGATGCCGAGGATCCGTATTCGTTCCACTTCAGCGTGGAGAACGCCATCAATGCGTACACGTCCGCCGGGGTGAGCCCGCGCAAGCTCACCGTGGGGTTGGCCTTTTACGGACGCGGATGGCAGAGCGTCACCGATGGAGGCAAATTCGGTGAATGGCAAGCGGCCAACGGCGCGGCGCCGGGGCAGTTCCAAGAGGAGGCGGGAACACGCGGCTATGCCAATTTGATTTCCAGCGTGCCCAATTGCACCGTGCGCCATGACGAGGCCTCCGTGGCCACGTATTGCTTCACCGGCAACGGCGGCCAATGGTGGACATTCGACGACGCATGGTCGATTCAGAAGAAGACGGCGTGGATCAAGAGCAAGGGCCTGCTCGGCGCCATGGCCTGGGAGATGTCCGGAGACACCGGCACCTTGATGACGGCCGTGGATACGGGTCTCAAATGA
- a CDS encoding MerR family transcriptional regulator — protein sequence MAKERLTIGELARRTGMPVKTLRFYSDEGLLPPAERSRSGYRLYGEEALVRLDLVRTLREAGLGLDSIKKVLQREASLADALRLRLAAVEAHIASLQRIGAALRAALRSEPSADDVRRICAVTRLSTEQRKAVIEGFFENAFQGANVEEAWKRQVIESTMPQLPENPTSEQHDAWIELSELLADRTFVANLQKQAKNALEPSEMAAMKRACEAIADDLTDAATRGIAPDSDEARAILERYAANLAEARGVPLSDAVRRDLYDRFDSDARVGRYWELILVMNDTPEMRRKFAEGKWMNDAVLHHFRP from the coding sequence ATGGCAAAAGAGCGGTTGACCATTGGCGAGCTTGCACGTCGCACCGGCATGCCGGTGAAGACGCTGCGGTTCTACTCCGACGAGGGACTGCTTCCCCCGGCGGAGCGATCGCGAAGCGGCTATCGCTTGTACGGGGAGGAGGCACTCGTGCGCCTCGACCTCGTGCGAACGCTGCGCGAAGCGGGCCTTGGTCTCGATTCCATCAAGAAAGTGCTGCAACGCGAGGCGTCGCTCGCGGATGCACTCCGGCTCCGGCTCGCCGCCGTGGAAGCGCACATCGCTTCCCTGCAGCGCATCGGGGCCGCGTTGCGTGCAGCCCTCCGCTCCGAGCCCTCCGCCGACGACGTAAGGAGGATATGTGCCGTGACCCGATTGTCCACAGAACAACGAAAAGCCGTCATCGAAGGATTCTTCGAAAATGCATTCCAAGGTGCCAACGTGGAGGAGGCCTGGAAGCGCCAGGTGATCGAAAGCACCATGCCCCAACTGCCGGAGAATCCCACGTCCGAGCAGCACGATGCATGGATCGAGCTCTCCGAGCTGCTCGCCGATCGCACGTTCGTGGCGAATCTGCAAAAGCAGGCCAAAAATGCATTGGAACCGTCCGAAATGGCCGCGATGAAACGCGCCTGCGAAGCCATCGCGGACGATCTGACGGACGCCGCAACACGCGGCATCGCGCCCGACTCGGACGAAGCCCGCGCCATCTTGGAACGGTATGCAGCAAACCTCGCGGAGGCGCGTGGCGTTCCCCTCAGCGATGCGGTGCGGCGCGATCTCTACGATCGCTTCGACAGCGACGCTCGTGTGGGGCGGTACTGGGAGCTCATCTTGGTCATGAACGACACGCCCGAGATGCGGCGCAAGTTCGCGGAGGGCAAATGGATGAACGACGCCGTGCTGCATCATTTCCGGCCGTGA
- a CDS encoding outer membrane protein assembly factor, with the protein MRATTRWGLAAVFLASSAARAEDVPPAPEGKLSVVPFVVPAYTPETSLLLGGAAVGVYSYPPEAGHRESQIMLAVAVTVKGQVALQLVPDVYLWNDRVQLGGVLGASRFPNVFYGLGSHTNEEDDEDYTPVGFEVGLSPKLRLLKGMYLGPDARFAYTNITETEAGGMLERGIVPGSGGGRSVEVGLAGFYDTRDSTIYPRDGHIIRVFARMARPALGSEFDYDVLSVDARKYISLPWADRHVLALQALAEIRDGAPPFYDLGLMGGDSIMRGYFRGRFRDRNYLAAQIEYRMPLFWRFGAVGFASLGQVSHTLSDVGDSPVRFAGGGGLRFAPLADVPVNLRLDIAYGDELRFYINVGEAF; encoded by the coding sequence ATGCGAGCGACGACACGATGGGGCTTGGCCGCTGTCTTTTTGGCCTCTTCGGCGGCAAGGGCCGAGGATGTGCCGCCTGCCCCCGAAGGCAAGCTCTCCGTGGTCCCCTTCGTGGTGCCGGCCTACACGCCCGAAACGAGCCTGCTCCTCGGCGGCGCCGCCGTCGGCGTTTACAGCTACCCACCCGAGGCGGGCCACCGCGAGTCGCAGATCATGCTCGCAGTCGCCGTGACGGTGAAAGGGCAAGTGGCCCTGCAGCTCGTGCCCGACGTGTACCTCTGGAACGACCGCGTGCAGCTCGGGGGCGTGCTCGGTGCTTCGCGATTTCCGAACGTCTTCTACGGCCTGGGAAGCCATACGAACGAGGAGGACGACGAAGACTACACGCCCGTGGGCTTCGAAGTCGGCCTGAGCCCCAAACTGCGCCTTCTCAAAGGCATGTACCTGGGTCCTGACGCGCGATTTGCGTATACGAACATCACCGAGACCGAGGCCGGGGGCATGCTGGAGCGAGGCATCGTCCCGGGTTCGGGCGGGGGCCGCAGTGTCGAAGTCGGCCTCGCAGGCTTCTACGACACGCGCGACAGCACCATCTACCCGCGCGATGGCCACATCATCCGCGTCTTCGCGCGCATGGCCAGGCCGGCGTTGGGCTCGGAGTTCGACTACGACGTGCTCAGCGTCGATGCCCGGAAGTACATTTCGCTTCCTTGGGCGGATCGGCACGTGCTCGCCCTGCAGGCGCTGGCCGAGATCCGCGACGGTGCGCCGCCGTTCTACGATCTGGGGCTCATGGGAGGCGACTCGATCATGCGCGGCTATTTTCGAGGCCGCTTTCGCGACCGAAATTACCTCGCCGCGCAGATCGAATACCGCATGCCGCTCTTCTGGCGCTTTGGCGCCGTGGGCTTCGCGTCGCTGGGGCAGGTTTCGCATACCCTGAGCGACGTCGGCGATTCGCCGGTGAGGTTCGCCGGCGGCGGCGGACTCCGCTTCGCCCCCCTGGCCGACGTCCCCGTCAACCTGAGGCTCGACATTGCCTACGGCGACGAATTGCGCTTTTACATCAACGTAGGCGAAGCTTTTTGA
- a CDS encoding glycoside hydrolase family 16 protein, which produces MVKNHRFDRGVKAMLMAVLLAAVAIAVLPIRDAAAATYGYNIVSSSSVQFYVNDAPWADLHYQINSDGQQNFRMSVSGNNNTYTVNNVPSGATVRYFFTIGNSSGGAMDTSWTQFTMGSAPPPSGNWQVVWEDQFEGSGQPNASNWNYHVGNGLNPGANAFDGWGNGEWEWYRPENAYLQGGNLVIRADYNNTPTNIAGRDWYQRSARITTQGKRSWQYGRIEARIQMPNAVGSWPAFWMMGTSNDATYTSNYNAPIGYYDRMGANWSSCGEIDIMEHRNSDTVTFQNLFWDSRVGVYPWADGQNNNLPNTYGTGNVAQFHLYSIEWDASQIRWYVDRETKPNPVHTVNISAANQEEFRKPFFIILNLAVGGQFPGAQPNKADFPLYMLVDYVRVWQRT; this is translated from the coding sequence ATGGTGAAGAATCATCGATTCGATCGTGGGGTAAAAGCCATGCTGATGGCCGTGTTGCTCGCGGCCGTGGCCATTGCCGTTTTGCCGATTCGAGACGCGGCGGCGGCAACGTATGGGTACAATATCGTCTCCTCGAGCAGCGTCCAATTCTACGTGAACGACGCGCCCTGGGCCGACCTGCATTATCAAATCAACAGCGATGGGCAGCAGAATTTCCGAATGTCCGTGAGCGGCAACAACAACACGTACACGGTCAACAACGTACCAAGCGGTGCAACCGTGCGGTACTTCTTCACCATTGGAAATAGCAGCGGCGGGGCCATGGACACGTCATGGACCCAATTCACCATGGGGTCGGCGCCTCCGCCCTCGGGCAACTGGCAAGTCGTCTGGGAGGACCAATTCGAGGGCAGCGGGCAGCCCAACGCCTCGAACTGGAACTACCACGTGGGCAACGGGCTCAATCCGGGCGCAAATGCCTTCGATGGGTGGGGCAACGGCGAATGGGAGTGGTACCGTCCCGAAAACGCTTATTTGCAGGGTGGCAACTTGGTCATCCGAGCGGACTACAACAACACGCCAACCAACATTGCGGGACGCGACTGGTACCAGCGCTCCGCCCGTATCACCACGCAGGGCAAACGCTCCTGGCAGTACGGCCGCATCGAAGCACGCATCCAGATGCCCAATGCCGTGGGCAGCTGGCCGGCATTCTGGATGATGGGCACCTCCAACGATGCCACGTACACCAGCAACTACAATGCGCCCATCGGCTATTACGACCGGATGGGAGCCAATTGGTCGAGCTGTGGTGAAATCGATATCATGGAGCACCGCAACAGCGACACGGTGACCTTCCAGAACCTGTTCTGGGATTCCCGTGTTGGGGTCTACCCCTGGGCGGATGGGCAGAACAACAATCTGCCGAACACCTACGGGACGGGCAACGTGGCGCAGTTCCACCTTTACAGCATCGAGTGGGACGCGAGCCAGATTCGCTGGTACGTCGACCGCGAGACGAAGCCCAACCCCGTTCACACCGTGAACATCTCTGCGGCCAACCAGGAAGAATTCCGCAAGCCGTTCTTCATCATTCTGAACTTGGCCGTCGGCGGCCAATTCCCGGGCGCCCAACCCAACAAGGCCGACTTCCCGCTGTACATGCTCGTCGACTACGTCCGCGTCTGGCAGCGCACTTAG